CCCGCCCCGCATTCTCCTAGCTGGTGCTGTTTGGACTCAGCAACCAGATGGTGGTCACGTTCAAGGAGGAAAACACCATCTCCTTCAAGCACCTCTTCCTGATGGACTACAGCGAGGGCTCCGACGAGTCGCTGGCCGTCTACACCCAGGGCGACGTCTACAGCCACATGTTCTATGCTATCGAGCAGGTGCTCCGCCGACGCAGAACCATTTAGAACATGAGCCATAACCATTACTGCTCGGTCTTTACCCTTTTAGTCCCCTGAGTTCTAGATGTTTCTGAATTCCTTTCTTATATACGTCTCCTTTTTGTATTTCTCCACCCGTCCTCTGTTATCACTGGTTTCTGGCTGCTGCATGGTTCTCATCCCTCCCCCTttgctaaccccccccccccagtacctgGCACTGCCGGAGACCACCGTGGGCCGCTATGCGTACGTATACAACAAGGAAGTGAACGGGAGTGCCCTCTCCTTGTGTCAGCAGTACTACAAGAAGGGCCACATCGACCCAGCCAACGACACGTTCAGCATCGACCCCCGTATCGTCACAGGTAACCCCAACCCCACCCACACCCCACACCCCATTCTCAAAAATTCTCAAGCATTTACCACATTTGCACCCAGCAGCAGTTCCCTGGATCAGTTCCCCTTTTCAGACGTATGTGCCCAGCACTGCACATAAAGCAGTACTTGTAAGTCATATGAAAATCATGACCTGTTCATGCCATCCGGTTGTAGCTGTTAGCAAAAGGCTTGTTTTTCCAGCTCAGTTGCCACAGAAACAGAAAATGCGTGTTTCATTCACACAACGCGGTGCGATATACAAACAGCAAGTGACAAGGGCAGGATCTTCACAATACTTGAGTTGCTAGTGAGTATCCagtgagtgttttttttctttatttatttgtcttcTCCCCCGCGCCCCCCCTAGACTGTATAGGAATCAACCCCATGTCCGGACCACTGGCCGAAGTGAGAAGTGACTACAGGAACTTCACACTCAAGTTTCACAAGTACGTCAcacggcggggaggggggggggctcctctcTCCACCTATCAGTATCACATCTGATAGCGGctatctgaccccccccccatgccctccCGCCCCACCCTCCAGGCTGATCAACGTGACCATCCAGTTTCAGCTGAAGGCCATCAACATCCAGACCATCATTAACAACCAGATCCCGGACTGCTACACCTTCTTCATAACCGTGCGTGCCCCTCCCTCCTGCTGACCTGCCGTCACCCGGGGCTGCGCTTGTTGTGTGTGTTACCTGCTGGGCGTATCTGCCTCTCGGTCATGGGGAGCCAGTGCGATAGCCGCAGAATGACCCGACTGATTTCATCGTGATGGAAGATAATGGCATATATAGGAATAGcacgcatatacacacacacacacacacacacgccaaacACTTCCTCAGTCATTCTTTCATAATGACATTCCCACATTCCGATTGGTGACTTTAGTCTTTGTCTCCCTGtcggggggggagagggagtcTGTTGTAGTTAagaagctgttttttttgtgatgtcATGACTGGTCTCTCTTGTGGTGATGTCGTGCTTCCAGATCACCCTAGATAACAAGGCCCACAGTGGCAAGGTGAAGATCAGCCTGGACAACCAGGCTTCCATCCACGAGTGCAAGTCACCCAGCGTGTCTGGGCATGGTGAGGAAGAAagaggggggggtgtgggggggcattGTAGCTGCAGTTTGCTGTAAAATCACCTGGTCGATGCAAACATCTTCAGTAACATTTTTGCCTTTCTCCATCCCATTTTCCCATCATGCCTTGCTGCCCATCACCCTCTGCTGCCCCTCACTCCAGCGGAGACCCACAGTCGGCTGGCGTTCGACCTGTTTGTGGCACTGGTGTGTTCGCTATCTCTGGCGCTGTGTAGCCGCTCCATCATCAGAGGGATCCTTCTGCAACAGGCAGGGCACCGGGGGTGgggtaaaaggggggggggctgtgcagTTGTCAAAGCAGGCTTAGGATTTGCATTCAAAATTGTTCTGTCTCTATGGTGCCCTTCAGAAACAGTGGAAGATGTGTGTAAtttcttggggggagggggcagcatgTTTGTCAACGTGGTTTTCCCACTTTGTGAaatcccacccctccccccccgaccTAACCCTGTATAACTTATGACTCATGCATTCCTAAAAATGTCTTTTCGTGAAATGATTTTTCTCATCAAACAACACTTCTCGGAGGTGCCCATACCGCATAATAATCCCCGCTGATCAGCTCGCTGTGTCCTGGGAGGAGAGTAAAGCATAAACGCGGGGAGCAGAGCCTGTCAGAGCTGTCATTATTCAGATTATTCACTGACATTTTCTCTAGGGGTCAGTAAAGCCAGTTTTCCAAACCTCATGTTTAACAACAACATCACTGCTCTGGTAACTGGTTCAGGATGAGGAAAGTGACCATTAGTACCTACAattaaatgccagttaaagtctCTTGAAAACATGCAAAATGCTTAATGCACAGATTAAACCTAACATCTCTTACTGTGAGGAGATGGTATATAATACTAGGTGAGATGTTGCACTTTCGAAGTGCCTGCAACTGGCTGTACTCAGAACACATGCACCATCCgcctgtgtgtgggtttgtctgTGATGACACACCGGTGACCTTTAGTTCGGTTATTCAGTTGCCTGCTTATGCAAGTCAGCAGTTTGAGAGGGGGATTCGTGGACAGCAAAAAGCTAACTGCTGCTTATTTGGTGGTGGGGGAGTGTTAGGAATTATATGCAGAGAACTACATACCAGGACGGAATTTCGTTTAATCTTTTCATCTGACATCTTCTCCGTGGCCAGTTCAGGCAGCCACTTTGTTGTTTGTTCTAACCACCCTACCagtgtttctgtttttccttGTCTAAATTTGAAAATTCTGTGTGTAGGCAGCGAACCAGCGGTGAATTTTCTGCAAAAacatgttctgtttttttttttttttgagcgtGGCCATATTGTAATGCACATGTTTACAGAGATGAGAGACGAACTGACCGTCCTGCAGAGTCAGCGATGCACGCACACATGTCAGAGGAAAGCAGGGATGCCTGGGGGGAGGACAAGCGCTGAAATGCAATTGGCAGCCTTCGTAAACACATGGCTCATGGACACGTGCCTCAGATTAGAAAACAAAAGCAGCCTGGTTTAGGCTCTGTGTAAATCTGGCTCCCTGGCAGTTTTCCGGAGTCTCTCATATGTGGTGCTACAGTCCCATTCAGGTTAATTGACAGAAGAAAGTTGTCATGCTTAACGGTGACCTTTGCTACCTGCAGCGTGCGGCATAAACGTCGTACTACATCGCCTCATTTGGTCTAAGCTGTTATCCGTCAGAGGAGAAATCCACAGGCAGCATGCTGCCAGTGCCTGGGTCTGTGTGCTGGGCCACGTGTGAATCTGTGCTCCTCGCCCTGCGCAGGAGTTCGTCCACTTCTTCAAAGTCAACCTCGGCCGCAGCGTGTGCTGGTCCGACAGGATGGAGTTCATCAACGGCTGGTACATCCTTCTCATCATCAGCGACGTCCTCACCATCACCGGCAGCATCATGAAGATCGGCATCGACGCTAAGGTCTGTGTCACCGGGGGCGCGGATTCTGCAGGTGAGTCCGAATGTCGCGTGACGTCCCTGCCTGATGGCATCCATTTTTTCCCGAAAGACCATATCGGCGTACGACGTGTGCGGAATCCTGCTGGGCACCTCCACCCTGCTGGTGTGGGTGGGGGTCATCCGCTACCTCACCTTCTTCCAGAAATATAATGTGAGTGACTTGCACAGACATCCGCCTGAAACGCCTCCGCATCACAATTTGAAGCGGAGGAGCCGTCCTTCCTAAAATATTCTGCGTGTTTTTCCTCCAGATCCTGATCGTGACGCTGCGCGCTGCCTTCCCCAATGTCATCCGCTTCTGCTGCTGTGTGGCTGTCATTTATCTGGGCTACTGCTTCTGCGGCTGGATCGTCCTGGGGCCGTACCACGTCAAGGTAGGCGAGCCCCCCGCAGGCCGGCAGGATGCACTGCACCCGACACTGGGACACAACAGAGGCTCTGCACTCTTTAGCAGAGATCTCACACTCAACTCAGTGGGTTAGTCTCAAGGAAGTTTACAGCTCATTTTGGGtcacttgagttttttttttgtagctgaaacaaaaaaaatatatacatatgatCCGCTAAACCTCCGGTGATGGTAAATTTTTCGGGTTTAGTGCTGCTAATTAGCGGAATAATGTTACACTGTTAAATACTTTGTGGGTCAGTCAGCAGGCGGGAAATAATCATGATTGAAAACCATGGTGCAAGCTGGAACTATGAGACCCCTGCTCTTTAGAGAATTCAGTCCAAGAGTAATGCTGCGTTACATTTACCTCGGGGGTCGGAACTCGGAACTGGCAGTGATGTCACACACGAGTTAACAGTGTTCCAGTACACAAAGTCGGAACGCCATTTAGCGGTACCAAGgaacaggatttcttgcttagctggataacttgtcggatttaatctaccccagtttaaatggtctttatctttgttcatttacatttagcccagactaccttaaatccgataaGTTGTCTgcttaagcaagaaatcctgcttaatgaAGCTGGCCCCAGTTCTGTCCCAGGTGATTGTTAGCTATTGTTAGCAATATCTGTGGATAAAAAACGTATTACGCAGTATTTTGCGTAGCAACAAGTCCACCGATAATGGCtagacagtactgtgtgtacaaTCGATTTAATGGGCCACAAATAAGATGTAGGTTCTAATAAACTgtataaaactacagctttaacttctgttgatgaagggagcagccatcttga
The sequence above is a segment of the Brienomyrus brachyistius isolate T26 chromosome 5, BBRACH_0.4, whole genome shotgun sequence genome. Coding sequences within it:
- the mcoln1a gene encoding mucolipin-1a isoform X2, whose protein sequence is MSPCDKFHAKGRKPVKLGLQLLKIIVVTVQLVLFGLSNQMVVTFKEENTISFKHLFLMDYSEGSDESLAVYTQGDVYSHMFYAIEQYLALPETTVGRYAYVYNKEVNGSALSLCQQYYKKGHIDPANDTFSIDPRIVTDCIGINPMSGPLAEVRSDYRNFTLKFHKLINVTIQFQLKAINIQTIINNQIPDCYTFFITITLDNKAHSGKVKISLDNQASIHECKSPSVSGHAETHSRLAFDLFVALVCSLSLALCSRSIIRGILLQQEFVHFFKVNLGRSVCWSDRMEFINGWYILLIISDVLTITGSIMKIGIDAKTISAYDVCGILLGTSTLLVWVGVIRYLTFFQKYNILIVTLRAAFPNVIRFCCCVAVIYLGYCFCGWIVLGPYHVKFRSLSMVSECLFSLINGDDMFVTFAEMQDSSTLVWVFSQVYLYTFISLFIYMVLSLFIALITGAYETIKQQTQEPIHITDLHAFIAECTDTPSSGKFRGLDASPCSFFCCCDRTTTYEDVLLVN
- the mcoln1a gene encoding mucolipin-1a isoform X1; its protein translation is MVCSLTHGSPRGEINQLSGPYIFTRVLMVIAFYFFLFICALYELVMAASVFNNCNHDHDCVERERLLTSVTAYGSGDLSNTSAGSTGPSAAQEREEEALRRKLKYFFMSPCDKFHAKGRKPVKLGLQLLKIIVVTVQLVLFGLSNQMVVTFKEENTISFKHLFLMDYSEGSDESLAVYTQGDVYSHMFYAIEQYLALPETTVGRYAYVYNKEVNGSALSLCQQYYKKGHIDPANDTFSIDPRIVTDCIGINPMSGPLAEVRSDYRNFTLKFHKLINVTIQFQLKAINIQTIINNQIPDCYTFFITITLDNKAHSGKVKISLDNQASIHECKSPSVSGHAETHSRLAFDLFVALVCSLSLALCSRSIIRGILLQQEFVHFFKVNLGRSVCWSDRMEFINGWYILLIISDVLTITGSIMKIGIDAKTISAYDVCGILLGTSTLLVWVGVIRYLTFFQKYNILIVTLRAAFPNVIRFCCCVAVIYLGYCFCGWIVLGPYHVKFRSLSMVSECLFSLINGDDMFVTFAEMQDSSTLVWVFSQVYLYTFISLFIYMVLSLFIALITGAYETIKQQTQEPIHITDLHAFIAECTDTPSSGKFRGLDASPCSFFCCCDRTTTYEDVLLVN